A window of the Syntrophaceae bacterium genome harbors these coding sequences:
- a CDS encoding enoyl-CoA hydratase/isomerase family protein, giving the protein MEFETIRAEIRPDRAGVLTLNRPELRNAISVRMRKEISACLEAWKEDPAVGVLVMTGAGAAFSAGFDLKEFRDPTLTEEIFTTSSRYHRDVWKFPKPVIGAVNGPALAGGFDLAKLCDIRICARSAVFGHPEIKFGSPVLYTPLRWIVGEGIARDLCLSGRTMGAEEALRTGLVSEVAEDGQVLERALAIAATLLEAPLSALTTTKSFMIDGGTPGMEASFLLEHDEGFRRVLPVLAAAAKKK; this is encoded by the coding sequence ATGGAATTCGAGACGATTCGTGCGGAAATCCGGCCGGACCGCGCGGGAGTGCTTACACTGAATCGCCCGGAATTGCGGAATGCCATATCCGTCAGGATGCGGAAGGAAATCTCCGCCTGCCTGGAGGCGTGGAAGGAAGACCCCGCCGTGGGCGTTCTGGTCATGACGGGCGCCGGCGCCGCCTTCAGCGCCGGGTTCGACCTGAAGGAATTCCGCGACCCGACCCTGACGGAGGAGATCTTCACAACCTCGTCCCGCTATCACCGGGATGTCTGGAAATTCCCGAAACCCGTCATCGGCGCCGTCAACGGCCCCGCCCTGGCGGGTGGATTCGACCTGGCGAAACTCTGCGATATAAGGATATGCGCGCGGTCGGCCGTTTTCGGCCACCCGGAGATCAAGTTCGGCTCCCCCGTTCTCTATACTCCCCTGCGCTGGATTGTCGGGGAGGGAATCGCCCGGGACCTCTGCCTGTCGGGGCGGACGATGGGGGCCGAGGAGGCCCTGAGGACGGGGCTTGTCAGCGAGGTCGCGGAAGACGGACAGGTCCTTGAACGGGCCCTGGCAATCGCCGCGACCCTGCTGGAGGCGCCTCTTTCGGCCCTGACGACCACCAAGAGCTTCATGATCGATGGCGGCACCCCCGGGATGGAGGCCTCCTTCCTCCTGGAACATGATGAGGGCTTCCGGCGGGTCCTCCCCGTGCTTGCGGCGGCGGCGAAGAAGAAGTAA
- a CDS encoding HAMP domain-containing protein has protein sequence MKLKWKLLVLFGVASLAITATLGVLLYQHLREDRFRSIRLNTQEQLRHIAFSVGAFFDEVENDVRTLAQNGIVCTKDEGDFTNFTKADERTFQYRIGPSEQKIIDIFNAYRVTHPYVNSVYMGRANGSFVRSHKRERPTRFDPRRRPWYRHAERSPDGVVITEPYPSITTKDVNIGIVKALVDSVDHVYGVVGADVTLANLTDYILNFKVGPESRILLVDRKGIVLASQNRDLLFSKIGDYSKELGQILLSDSRGEDAVAIEGVRLYVFSREMAGIGWKVAVLIPVDAIEREIRVPILLTTAGLILGLLFLSALSLLGLNAFVIRPLNHLNEETTRIARTSDLNRQVRITSKDEIGMLGTSFNEMITALNVTQKALQDTERNLIRHQEHLEELVKERTEELAGARDKAQDADRLKSAFLASMSHELRTPLNSIIGFTGILLQGLAGPVNEEQAKQLSMVRNSSNHLLQLINEVLDISKIEAGELKLSPEWFDLGEAVDSVAKLVRPLADKKGLPIRVDPVPADANRLFHDRRRVEQVLINLVNNAVKFTENGEIHVRCERRSDEVVVSVRDTGIGIKPEDMGSLFETFRQIETGLTRRYEGTGLGLSISRRLVELMGGRIRAESEGPGRGSVFTFTLPWKKEENDETKDSYH, from the coding sequence ATGAAACTCAAGTGGAAACTCCTGGTTCTCTTCGGTGTGGCGTCGCTGGCCATCACGGCCACGCTGGGAGTCCTCCTCTATCAGCATCTCCGCGAGGACCGGTTTCGTTCCATTCGTTTGAATACGCAGGAACAGCTTCGCCATATCGCATTCTCCGTCGGCGCCTTTTTCGACGAGGTGGAAAACGATGTGCGAACCCTGGCGCAGAACGGGATCGTCTGCACAAAGGATGAAGGGGACTTCACGAACTTTACGAAGGCCGACGAAAGGACCTTCCAATACCGCATCGGGCCGTCCGAACAGAAGATCATCGATATCTTCAATGCCTATCGCGTCACCCACCCCTATGTGAATTCCGTCTACATGGGGCGGGCAAACGGCAGCTTCGTCCGTTCCCACAAGCGGGAGCGACCGACCCGCTTCGATCCCCGCAGGCGCCCCTGGTACAGGCACGCCGAGCGGTCCCCCGACGGAGTCGTCATTACCGAGCCCTATCCTTCCATTACGACCAAGGACGTCAACATCGGTATCGTGAAGGCACTGGTCGACAGCGTCGATCATGTTTACGGGGTCGTAGGCGCGGACGTTACATTGGCGAATCTCACGGACTACATTCTCAACTTCAAGGTCGGGCCTGAATCCAGAATACTCCTTGTGGACCGGAAAGGGATTGTCCTGGCTTCCCAGAACAGGGACCTCCTGTTTTCAAAGATCGGAGACTACTCAAAAGAGCTTGGGCAGATTCTGCTGAGTGACAGCCGGGGAGAGGATGCGGTTGCGATCGAGGGAGTCAGGCTTTATGTGTTTTCACGGGAAATGGCGGGGATCGGCTGGAAGGTCGCCGTTCTGATTCCCGTCGATGCGATCGAGCGGGAAATCCGGGTTCCTATCCTCCTGACGACGGCGGGACTGATCCTCGGCCTCCTCTTTCTCAGCGCTCTCAGCCTCCTGGGATTGAATGCCTTCGTCATCCGCCCTCTCAATCACCTGAACGAAGAGACGACCCGGATTGCCAGGACGTCCGACCTGAACCGCCAGGTCCGCATTACCTCGAAGGACGAGATCGGGATGCTGGGAACGTCCTTCAACGAAATGATCACGGCCCTGAATGTCACGCAGAAAGCCCTGCAGGATACGGAGCGGAACCTTATCCGCCACCAGGAACACCTCGAGGAACTGGTGAAGGAGAGGACCGAGGAACTGGCCGGGGCGCGGGACAAGGCCCAGGACGCGGACCGGCTGAAATCCGCCTTTCTTGCCTCCATGTCCCACGAACTCCGAACTCCGCTGAATTCCATCATCGGTTTCACGGGCATCCTGCTGCAGGGGCTCGCCGGTCCCGTCAATGAAGAGCAGGCGAAGCAGTTGAGCATGGTTCGCAACAGTTCCAATCACCTCCTGCAACTGATCAACGAGGTGCTCGACATTTCAAAGATCGAGGCGGGGGAACTGAAGCTGTCGCCCGAGTGGTTCGACCTGGGCGAAGCCGTCGACTCGGTCGCCAAGCTGGTGCGGCCCCTGGCCGACAAAAAAGGCCTGCCGATCCGGGTGGATCCCGTTCCCGCCGATGCGAACCGGCTTTTTCACGATCGGCGGAGAGTGGAGCAGGTTCTGATCAACCTGGTCAACAACGCGGTCAAGTTTACGGAAAACGGCGAAATCCATGTCCGGTGCGAGCGACGTTCCGACGAAGTCGTTGTCAGCGTGCGGGACACGGGTATCGGCATCAAACCGGAGGACATGGGGAGCCTTTTTGAAACGTTCCGCCAGATCGAGACGGGGCTGACCCGGCGATACGAGGGAACGGGCCTGGGACTTTCCATCAGCCGGCGGCTGGTCGAGCTGATGGGCGGGCGGATCCGGGCGGAAAGCGAAGGTCCCGGCAGGGGAAGTGTTTTTACGTTCACGCTGCCGTGGAAAAAGGAGGAAAACGATGAAACCAAGGATTCTTATCATTGA